The following proteins are co-located in the Sporosarcina pasteurii genome:
- a CDS encoding Na+/H+ antiporter subunit A encodes MEFVWFIFLPILAAIIVPFLFRAIKNIHTGWFVLIVPVVLFIYYARFVKGILNGEVHISELPWIPSLDISFTAYMDGLSILFSLLITGIGALVVLYSIFYLDKQREKLNNFYVYLLMFMTAMLGIVQSDNTISLYLFWELTSISSFLLIGYWFTRDRSRFGALKSMMITVFGGLMMLGGLVLLSIMGDSYSIRELIANSSSIVGHDYFTLAIVLILLGAFTKSAQFPFYIWLPDAMEAPTPVSAYLHSATMVKAGLYLVARFTPVFATSELWIWLVTGIGLLTLFWGSFFAVKQTDLKAILAFSTVSQLGLIMSLLGASAVAYHVTGEQAAIFKVAAFAAIFHLINHAMFKGSLFMVAGIVDHETGTRDIRKLGGLMSIMPVSFTVAFIGSMSMAGLPPFGGFLSKELFLTSMLSLREFNLFNFDTWGIVFPVIAWIASIFTFVYSFYFVFKTFTGKRKDHELPKKPHEAPLGMLLSPIILAITVVVIFFIPNMVGKAFVNPAVVAMQTGIYTHPGDVGIQVSAWHGWLAPEFLMTLGVIAVGALLFLTMARWQKLYDIQPQYLTLNTLYDSLMIFGETGMNRLSRFYMTGLIRTYFIYMFTFIVTITTGALFIQDAFAVDMNSFSPVNAYGLMTAIILIIAICMVLFAKTRLTAIIALGGVGYSVALFFVIFKAPDLALTQLVIETVSVALFLLAFRYLPSLKSHGETKKIRVGNLLIAAAVGVTMTLIALSAHSQKLIPSISQYYKDTVFTEAAGGNIVNVILVDYRGFDTLFEIAVLGIAAIGVYSMIKLRLSRKEKSDESE; translated from the coding sequence TTGGAATTCGTATGGTTTATCTTTTTGCCAATCTTGGCAGCAATTATCGTTCCTTTCCTTTTTAGAGCGATAAAAAACATACATACAGGATGGTTTGTCCTAATTGTTCCAGTTGTATTGTTTATCTATTATGCTCGTTTTGTGAAAGGTATTTTGAATGGAGAAGTACATATTTCTGAGCTTCCATGGATTCCGTCACTAGATATTTCTTTTACGGCTTATATGGATGGACTTAGTATCTTATTCTCCTTACTCATTACTGGAATTGGTGCACTCGTTGTACTCTATTCGATTTTTTACTTGGACAAACAGCGCGAAAAACTAAATAACTTCTATGTTTATTTACTCATGTTCATGACCGCGATGTTAGGAATTGTACAATCTGACAACACCATTTCCTTGTACTTGTTTTGGGAATTAACGTCAATTTCCTCTTTTCTACTCATCGGTTATTGGTTTACAAGAGACCGTTCACGCTTTGGCGCGTTAAAATCGATGATGATTACTGTCTTCGGTGGATTGATGATGCTTGGAGGACTAGTACTTCTTTCGATCATGGGAGATAGTTATTCCATTCGCGAACTCATCGCAAATTCATCGTCTATCGTTGGACATGACTATTTTACGTTAGCGATTGTCCTCATTTTACTCGGGGCATTTACGAAGTCAGCGCAGTTTCCTTTTTACATTTGGTTACCTGACGCCATGGAAGCACCTACGCCTGTCAGTGCCTATTTACACTCGGCTACGATGGTTAAGGCTGGACTTTATTTAGTCGCACGCTTCACTCCCGTGTTTGCAACATCCGAACTGTGGATTTGGCTCGTCACTGGGATCGGCTTACTCACTTTGTTCTGGGGTTCATTTTTCGCGGTAAAGCAAACGGACTTGAAAGCAATTCTTGCTTTTTCAACGGTGAGTCAACTCGGACTCATTATGTCTTTACTTGGCGCAAGTGCTGTTGCCTATCATGTAACGGGTGAACAGGCAGCTATCTTTAAAGTGGCAGCTTTCGCGGCGATTTTCCATCTCATTAACCACGCCATGTTTAAAGGTAGTTTGTTCATGGTTGCCGGGATTGTAGACCATGAAACAGGAACGCGTGACATTCGCAAACTTGGCGGATTAATGAGTATCATGCCAGTTAGCTTTACAGTCGCATTTATCGGATCGATGTCGATGGCTGGACTTCCGCCATTTGGTGGTTTCCTCAGTAAGGAACTTTTCTTAACGTCTATGTTAAGTTTACGGGAATTTAATTTATTCAATTTCGATACGTGGGGCATTGTATTCCCTGTGATTGCTTGGATCGCAAGTATTTTCACATTTGTTTATAGTTTCTATTTTGTATTTAAGACCTTCACCGGAAAACGAAAAGATCATGAGTTACCGAAAAAGCCGCACGAAGCGCCACTCGGAATGCTTTTATCACCAATTATTTTGGCGATTACAGTTGTCGTGATTTTCTTTATTCCAAATATGGTTGGAAAGGCGTTTGTCAATCCAGCAGTTGTTGCGATGCAAACAGGTATTTATACGCATCCTGGTGACGTTGGCATTCAAGTGTCCGCATGGCACGGTTGGTTAGCGCCTGAATTTTTGATGACTTTAGGAGTTATCGCGGTTGGTGCCTTGTTATTTTTAACGATGGCACGTTGGCAAAAGCTTTACGATATTCAGCCACAATATTTAACTTTAAACACTTTGTATGATTCGCTAATGATATTCGGTGAGACTGGGATGAATCGTCTGTCACGATTTTATATGACAGGACTTATCCGCACTTACTTCATCTATATGTTTACCTTTATTGTTACGATCACAACTGGTGCGCTATTTATACAAGATGCTTTTGCAGTTGACATGAATAGTTTTTCTCCGGTGAATGCGTATGGTTTAATGACCGCGATTATTCTTATTATCGCAATATGTATGGTGTTATTTGCGAAGACGAGACTTACGGCAATTATTGCGCTCGGTGGAGTTGGTTATTCAGTCGCACTATTCTTTGTCATTTTTAAGGCGCCTGATTTAGCACTTACTCAACTCGTTATCGAAACAGTCTCAGTTGCCTTATTTTTACTCGCATTTCGTTATTTACCTTCCCTGAAAAGTCACGGAGAAACTAAGAAAATACGAGTCGGCAACTTACTAATTGCAGCAGCGGTCGGGGTGACAATGACATTAATTGCATTATCTGCGCACTCACAAAAGCTCATTCCATCCATTTCTCAGTATTACAAAGATACTGTCTTTACAGAAGCTGCTGGTGGGAATATTGTTAACGTTATCCTTGTTGATTACCGAGGATTTGATACTTTATTTGAAATTGCTGTTCTCGGCATTGCTGCAATTGGCGTCTACAGCATGATTAAACTGCGTTTGTCTAGAAAGGAGAAGTCTGATGAAAGCGAATGA
- a CDS encoding Na(+)/H(+) antiporter subunit B produces the protein MKANDVILQTATKVVFFIIFLFSIHIFFAGHFAPGGGFVGGLLTTAAIVLLLLAFDLKTVQQALPFNFMIVVAIGLVLAIGMGAGSFVFNVPFLTHAFGDFYLPLFGVTSLHTAMIFDAGVYLVVVGSTVTMIQSIGGES, from the coding sequence ATGAAAGCGAATGATGTTATTTTACAAACCGCAACGAAAGTTGTCTTTTTCATCATCTTTCTTTTCTCGATTCATATTTTCTTTGCCGGGCATTTTGCGCCTGGTGGAGGATTCGTTGGTGGACTGTTAACGACTGCGGCAATCGTCTTGTTGTTACTCGCTTTTGACTTAAAAACAGTGCAACAAGCATTGCCTTTTAACTTTATGATTGTCGTCGCAATCGGTTTAGTACTGGCAATTGGCATGGGAGCTGGATCATTTGTTTTTAACGTTCCTTTTCTCACACATGCTTTTGGCGATTTTTACTTGCCACTGTTCGGCGTTACTTCTTTACATACAGCGATGATTTTTGACGCTGGCGTTTATCTTGTCGTTGTCGGTTCAACAGTTACGATGATCCAATCGATTGGAGGCGAATCGTAA
- a CDS encoding Na(+)/H(+) antiporter subunit C gives MEFIMAIVIGILFMAAVYLILSRSLLRIILGTGLLSHGAHLLLLTMGGLDGTSPPVLAEGVTDYADPLPQALILTAIVISFGVTAFMIVLFFRTYGELKTDNMNLMKGNDEHD, from the coding sequence ATGGAATTTATTATGGCGATCGTCATTGGAATTTTATTTATGGCGGCTGTTTATTTAATTTTATCGAGAAGTTTATTACGTATTATTCTTGGAACGGGGCTATTAAGTCACGGAGCGCATTTACTTCTTTTAACAATGGGTGGGCTAGACGGAACTTCCCCACCTGTCCTTGCTGAAGGCGTAACTGATTACGCAGACCCACTTCCGCAAGCGCTAATTTTAACTGCGATTGTCATTAGTTTTGGGGTGACAGCGTTTATGATTGTATTATTTTTTAGAACCTATGGTGAACTGAAAACTGATAATATGAATTTAATGAAGGGAAATGACGAACATGATTAA
- a CDS encoding Na+/H+ antiporter subunit D: MINLLLLPIILPFFFAVILLFFKEKIVVQRIITIVGLVISLIASIILMATIKSDGIQTVTLGSWPAPFGISMVSDMLSALLVTTSIVITLFVVWYSFTSIGHERERFYYYPAVLLMLTGINGAFTTGDIFNMFVFFEVLLMASYVLIVLGGEKKQLRESIKYVLVNVVSSALFVVAVALLYAVIGTLNMADIAVKVAEVGQPGIITVIAILFLLVFGIKGAIFPLYFWLPGSYAAPPMPVLALFGALLTKVGVYAITRTYTLFFIHNMAVTHELLLILSILTIIAGCVGALAYFDLKHIMIYNIVIAVGVILFGVAQMNDNGMTGAMYYLMHDMIIKGALFLLIGIIIAITGTSNLRKMGGLMKTHAPLGWMYLVAAFGLAGIPPLSGFAGKLLIAKGAFEAGNAWGSMIMLASSLIVLLSVIRIFIYAFWGEPKLEQAEQSLSYRNLMTPAVLLVILSIAYGVGTEWLVPYMTDASDVLLNPSMYVDAVLKE, encoded by the coding sequence ATGATTAATCTTTTATTATTGCCAATCATTTTGCCGTTTTTCTTCGCCGTCATTCTTCTGTTTTTTAAGGAGAAAATTGTCGTCCAAAGAATCATTACAATTGTCGGCCTCGTCATTAGTTTAATTGCATCGATTATTTTAATGGCTACAATCAAGTCTGATGGCATTCAGACAGTTACACTTGGTAGCTGGCCGGCACCTTTTGGCATCTCGATGGTTTCAGATATGCTTTCCGCGTTGCTCGTGACAACGTCGATCGTGATTACACTTTTTGTTGTATGGTACAGCTTCACTTCTATTGGACATGAGCGAGAACGCTTTTATTATTATCCCGCTGTACTGTTAATGCTTACTGGTATTAACGGTGCGTTTACAACGGGCGATATCTTCAACATGTTCGTATTCTTTGAAGTATTACTTATGGCATCGTATGTACTGATTGTCCTTGGCGGTGAAAAGAAACAATTACGTGAGTCAATTAAATACGTACTCGTAAACGTAGTTTCTTCTGCTTTATTTGTAGTGGCCGTCGCTCTTTTATACGCTGTGATTGGAACTTTAAATATGGCAGATATTGCGGTAAAAGTTGCTGAAGTTGGTCAACCGGGGATTATTACGGTTATCGCCATTTTATTCCTACTCGTTTTTGGAATTAAAGGCGCGATTTTCCCACTTTACTTTTGGCTACCTGGTTCATATGCAGCTCCGCCAATGCCAGTTCTCGCATTGTTTGGCGCCTTGCTCACAAAAGTAGGGGTCTATGCGATTACACGAACGTATACGTTGTTTTTCATCCATAATATGGCAGTGACACATGAGTTATTACTTATCTTGTCTATTCTTACAATCATCGCTGGTTGTGTTGGCGCTCTTGCCTACTTCGATTTAAAACACATTATGATTTACAATATTGTCATTGCTGTTGGGGTTATTTTATTTGGCGTAGCGCAAATGAATGATAACGGCATGACAGGTGCGATGTATTATTTAATGCATGACATGATTATTAAAGGCGCTTTATTCCTATTAATTGGCATTATTATCGCCATTACTGGAACGTCAAACCTACGGAAAATGGGCGGATTAATGAAAACCCATGCCCCTCTTGGTTGGATGTATTTAGTCGCTGCTTTTGGACTTGCAGGTATTCCACCATTAAGTGGATTTGCCGGTAAATTGTTAATCGCCAAAGGGGCTTTCGAAGCTGGCAACGCATGGGGCAGTATGATTATGCTCGCTTCTAGTTTAATTGTTTTATTATCTGTCATTCGGATCTTCATCTATGCATTTTGGGGTGAACCGAAACTGGAACAAGCAGAACAATCCCTTTCTTATCGCAACTTGATGACACCCGCTGTATTACTTGTGATACTCTCTATCGCGTACGGTGTCGGTACGGAGTGGCTTGTCCCTTATATGACAG